The following coding sequences are from one Microbulbifer sp. TB1203 window:
- a CDS encoding TonB-dependent receptor yields the protein MYKYKRNKLSEVIITVMASAIGSHQALAQEQSALEEVTVTGIRASLERSMDIKRESSGVVDAISAEDIGKFPDTNLAESLQRITGVSINRVNGEGSEVTVRGFGPENNMVTLNGRTMPTGTSYGGGSGSDGTTRSGGSRAFNFANLASENISGVEVYKTSKADIATGGIGSTINIKTMRPLDNPGFTATIGAKAVHDTTNRYNDDVTPELSGIVSWTNEEETWGAALAISQQKRDSGYSGVTVNNWNIGVWGQDDLYSQGGVPDADKAEIVNAPAEGQLYARPNDFRYAFSDTQRERLNGQLTLQFKPTDKMTATLDYTYADNDIEEHRGEITNWIQNGSNVSRIVFDDSEIATPISISENYTGTVDIGYEQQYRSQSDTLDSLGFNFEFEVNDSLTLAFDVHDSTMKSLPTGPDKSGEVAIGLGSPTVGSKTLDFSGSTPTYSFDTSVPNNALTADNIGSSILRVRGSGSTNDVTQFKFDGKWEFDNGRFDFGVESRSIEMDAYQTSGVNQTLGNWGIANPGEFPADMFRVIDVQDEFEDFNVNGSPAVGFRGDAVELTRYANTLYPGTCLCVADTNSSHDILEEETTAAYFQVALSTELGAFPANFLAGARYETTDVSSQSLVNPIPYLVWENNNDFSSGPAGATVEWSEKNSYDNLLPSLDFSLEFTEDVVGRFSYSKTIARAGYGDLRVAPGGFGTDGSTFNGATPTATSSNPSLLPLESDNLDLSLEWYYGDSSFASVGFFEKRVDNFIGIGQEEETFGILDQTNGPRVQAAAAALDDLGLATDDTNLYAMVVLMEHPEAITDNPDIFPNGVFEGTNEQLLLLGETDGWDVTPEEGDPEMVFTTSKPINNRQAKIYGAEFAVQHFFGETGFGVQANYTIVRGDVGFDNLGLPTENQFALTGLSDTANLVLLYENYGIQARLAYNWRDKFLTAVNQGSSRNPRYIDEFSQIDLNVSYEVNDQLSVAFEGINVTGEDIKQYNRNERMVRFMDDLGARYQVGAHYKF from the coding sequence ATGTACAAATATAAAAGAAACAAGCTGTCCGAAGTCATCATCACCGTGATGGCATCCGCCATCGGTTCCCACCAGGCCCTGGCCCAGGAGCAGAGCGCGCTCGAAGAGGTTACCGTCACCGGTATCCGCGCCTCCCTGGAGCGCTCAATGGATATCAAACGCGAATCCTCCGGTGTGGTGGATGCGATTTCCGCCGAGGATATCGGCAAATTCCCCGATACCAACCTGGCCGAGTCGCTGCAGCGGATTACCGGGGTTTCCATCAACCGGGTGAACGGTGAGGGGTCCGAAGTGACCGTGCGCGGCTTCGGTCCGGAAAACAACATGGTCACCCTGAACGGCCGCACCATGCCCACTGGTACCAGCTACGGCGGCGGCAGTGGCTCCGACGGTACTACCCGCTCCGGCGGCAGCCGCGCATTCAACTTTGCCAACCTGGCCTCGGAAAATATCAGCGGGGTAGAGGTCTACAAGACCAGCAAGGCGGACATCGCCACCGGCGGCATTGGTTCAACGATCAACATCAAGACCATGCGGCCGCTGGACAATCCGGGCTTCACAGCCACCATCGGCGCCAAGGCGGTGCACGATACCACCAATCGCTACAACGACGATGTGACGCCGGAACTCTCCGGAATCGTCAGCTGGACCAATGAGGAGGAGACCTGGGGAGCGGCGCTGGCCATCAGCCAGCAGAAGCGCGACTCCGGCTACTCCGGCGTTACCGTCAACAACTGGAATATCGGTGTCTGGGGACAGGACGATCTCTACAGCCAGGGCGGGGTGCCCGACGCGGATAAAGCCGAGATTGTAAATGCGCCGGCGGAGGGGCAACTCTACGCGCGTCCCAACGACTTCCGCTACGCTTTCTCCGATACCCAGCGGGAGCGTCTCAATGGTCAGCTGACGCTGCAGTTCAAGCCCACCGACAAGATGACTGCCACGTTGGACTACACCTACGCCGACAACGATATCGAAGAGCATCGTGGCGAGATCACTAACTGGATCCAGAATGGCTCCAACGTGTCCCGGATCGTGTTCGACGATTCCGAAATCGCAACGCCGATCAGTATCTCGGAAAACTATACCGGTACCGTGGATATCGGCTACGAGCAGCAATACCGCTCCCAGAGCGATACCCTGGACTCCCTGGGCTTTAATTTCGAATTCGAGGTCAACGACAGCCTCACCCTGGCCTTCGACGTGCACGACTCCACCATGAAGAGCCTGCCCACAGGCCCGGACAAGAGCGGTGAGGTGGCCATCGGCCTCGGCTCACCGACCGTGGGATCAAAGACCCTGGACTTTTCCGGCAGTACGCCCACCTACAGCTTCGATACCAGCGTTCCCAATAATGCCCTGACTGCGGACAATATAGGTTCGTCGATCTTGCGCGTGCGCGGTTCCGGTTCCACCAACGACGTCACCCAGTTCAAGTTCGACGGCAAGTGGGAGTTCGACAATGGCCGCTTTGATTTCGGCGTCGAGTCCCGCTCCATCGAAATGGATGCCTATCAGACCTCCGGCGTCAACCAGACACTGGGTAACTGGGGTATCGCCAACCCGGGAGAATTCCCGGCCGATATGTTCCGGGTCATTGACGTCCAGGATGAATTTGAAGACTTCAACGTAAATGGCAGCCCTGCAGTCGGCTTCCGCGGCGACGCGGTGGAACTGACCCGGTACGCCAATACCCTCTATCCGGGTACCTGCCTGTGCGTCGCCGATACCAACTCCTCCCATGATATCCTGGAAGAGGAAACCACGGCCGCTTACTTCCAGGTGGCTCTGTCTACGGAGTTGGGAGCCTTCCCGGCGAACTTCCTCGCTGGTGCCCGCTATGAGACTACCGACGTAAGTTCGCAGTCGCTGGTCAACCCGATTCCCTATCTCGTTTGGGAAAACAACAATGACTTCTCTTCGGGGCCGGCGGGTGCAACTGTGGAATGGTCGGAGAAGAACAGCTACGACAATCTGCTGCCGAGCCTGGATTTCAGTCTCGAGTTCACTGAAGATGTCGTCGGCCGTTTCTCCTACAGCAAGACTATCGCACGTGCCGGCTATGGTGACCTGAGAGTGGCGCCGGGTGGCTTCGGCACCGACGGTTCCACCTTTAATGGTGCTACACCGACAGCGACCTCATCCAACCCGTCCCTGCTCCCGCTGGAATCCGACAATCTGGATCTATCCCTGGAGTGGTATTACGGCGACTCAAGTTTTGCTTCCGTCGGCTTCTTCGAGAAGCGCGTGGACAACTTTATCGGCATTGGCCAGGAGGAAGAGACCTTTGGCATCCTGGACCAGACCAATGGCCCTCGTGTGCAGGCGGCTGCAGCGGCGCTGGATGATCTGGGTCTCGCCACCGACGACACCAACCTCTATGCCATGGTCGTGCTGATGGAGCACCCGGAAGCGATTACGGACAACCCGGATATCTTCCCCAACGGCGTCTTCGAAGGCACCAACGAGCAGCTGCTGCTACTCGGTGAAACCGACGGCTGGGACGTTACTCCCGAAGAGGGCGACCCGGAAATGGTGTTCACCACCAGCAAGCCGATCAACAACAGGCAAGCCAAGATCTACGGTGCCGAATTTGCCGTGCAGCACTTCTTCGGCGAGACTGGTTTCGGCGTGCAGGCCAACTACACCATCGTGCGCGGTGACGTGGGCTTTGATAATCTCGGCCTGCCGACTGAAAACCAATTCGCGCTTACCGGTTTGAGTGACACTGCCAACCTGGTTCTGCTCTACGAAAACTACGGCATTCAGGCGCGTCTGGCCTACAACTGGCGCGATAAATTCCTGACCGCCGTTAACCAGGGCAGCTCCAGGAACCCGAGATACATAGATGAGTTCTCACAGATTGACTTGAATGTCAGCTACGAGGTCAATGATCAGTTGTCGGTGGCTTTTGAAGGTATCAACGTCACCGGTGAGGATATCAAGCAGTACAACCGCAACGAACGCATGGTCAGGTTTATGGATGATCTAGGCGCCCGTTATCAAGTGGGTGCCCACTATAAGTTCTGA
- a CDS encoding SapC family protein, which translates to MANYVLLNNVQHQNLKVVDRYSSELGDGKAAVMTFPTEFSDVQREYPILLSRDPQTGDYQAVALLGIQKDENLFLCDTGNGWSASYIPAVVTRGPFIVGLQEQEDEAEGAPMIYVDLGSPKVSETEGEPLFRQFGGNSPYLEYISEVLRTIHQGAEVGKAMFHAFDQLELIEPITINIDLKNGDKHQLSGYYTISEEKLANLSGDSLRSLNLSGYLQGAFLILASLSNIKKLIDMKNARL; encoded by the coding sequence ATGGCTAATTATGTGCTTCTGAACAATGTGCAACATCAAAACCTGAAGGTGGTCGACCGCTACTCCAGCGAGCTGGGAGATGGAAAGGCGGCGGTAATGACCTTTCCCACCGAGTTCTCCGACGTGCAGCGGGAATACCCCATACTGTTGAGTCGAGATCCACAAACCGGTGACTACCAAGCTGTTGCTTTACTGGGTATTCAAAAAGACGAGAATCTTTTTCTCTGTGATACAGGCAATGGTTGGAGTGCCTCCTATATCCCCGCTGTTGTGACGAGGGGGCCGTTTATCGTCGGTCTACAGGAGCAGGAGGATGAGGCGGAAGGTGCGCCGATGATCTATGTGGATCTGGGCAGCCCAAAGGTGAGTGAAACCGAGGGTGAGCCGCTGTTCCGGCAGTTTGGAGGAAACAGTCCCTATCTTGAGTATATTTCAGAAGTCCTGCGCACCATTCACCAGGGAGCGGAGGTTGGCAAGGCCATGTTCCACGCTTTCGACCAGCTTGAGCTGATCGAACCGATAACCATCAATATTGATCTGAAAAATGGCGACAAACACCAACTGAGCGGCTATTACACAATCAGTGAGGAAAAGCTGGCAAACCTGAGCGGCGACTCTTTGAGGTCGCTGAACCTGTCGGGTTATTTACAGGGGGCTTTCCTGATCCTGGCTTCCCTGTCAAATATCAAAAAGCTGATTGATATGAAGAACGCGCGCTTATAA
- a CDS encoding cupin-like domain-containing protein, with translation MTGITKQTKTIQNCAPGEIPEEILCSAEPVVIKGLVKDWKLVGEAGKSSYAAVEYLKSYYNGKPALINVGHPGIDGRYFYNDDLKSLNYDTVKAQIDEALSLILKAEKDPGRPSYYISSTSIDSHFPGLREENDLEIPRKERPYPVSPPQMKIWIGTRSIATCHYDALDNIACCIAGRRRFTLFPPSQIKNLYFGPLDLTPGGQAISIVDFDNPDFEKYPRFRDALAVGQVADLEPGDAVYIPSMWMHHVESFSSFNVLVNYWWDDAPMYTGSGMNALYHGILSLRDKPEHEKEGWKQLFDYYVFGPSELAGEHLPEHARGVLGELDEIKSRQLRAMLLQKLNR, from the coding sequence ATGACCGGGATAACAAAGCAGACTAAAACGATTCAAAATTGCGCGCCGGGTGAAATTCCGGAAGAAATACTTTGTTCTGCTGAACCTGTCGTTATCAAAGGATTGGTGAAAGACTGGAAACTGGTTGGAGAAGCCGGGAAATCTTCATATGCTGCGGTGGAATACCTGAAGTCGTACTATAACGGGAAGCCAGCGCTGATCAACGTTGGTCACCCAGGAATTGATGGCAGGTATTTTTATAATGATGACCTGAAATCCCTGAACTATGACACCGTCAAAGCGCAAATCGATGAAGCCCTTTCCTTGATCCTCAAGGCCGAAAAAGATCCGGGGCGGCCCTCTTATTATATTTCCTCGACATCCATTGACAGTCACTTCCCCGGGCTCCGGGAAGAGAACGATCTGGAGATACCCAGAAAAGAGAGACCATATCCGGTATCTCCTCCCCAGATGAAAATATGGATCGGGACCCGCTCTATCGCCACCTGTCACTATGACGCCCTGGACAATATCGCCTGCTGCATCGCTGGGCGCAGACGTTTTACCCTGTTTCCCCCCAGCCAGATAAAGAACCTGTATTTTGGACCCCTGGACCTGACACCAGGCGGCCAGGCCATCAGCATTGTGGATTTCGATAACCCGGACTTTGAAAAGTATCCCCGCTTTCGCGATGCCCTGGCGGTGGGGCAGGTGGCCGATCTCGAGCCGGGCGATGCGGTCTATATCCCCAGTATGTGGATGCACCATGTGGAGAGTTTCAGCTCTTTTAACGTGCTGGTGAACTACTGGTGGGATGACGCTCCCATGTACACCGGCTCCGGTATGAATGCGCTGTACCACGGGATTCTAAGCCTGCGCGACAAGCCCGAGCACGAAAAAGAGGGTTGGAAGCAGTTGTTTGACTACTATGTTTTCGGCCCGTCCGAGCTGGCGGGAGAGCACCTCCCCGAGCATGCGCGAGGGGTGCTGGGAGAATTGGATGAAATCAAATCCAGACAGTTGCGGGCAATGCTGCTGCAAAAACTGAATAGATAA
- a CDS encoding tryptophan 7-halogenase has translation MNTKTDNKLQGRISRVVIAGGGTAGWIAAAALSKKLGELLDITLVESEQIGTVGVGEATIPPLRTFHRLLGIDEQDFMRATQATAKLGIAFENWGRQGDRYIHSFGRIGTSAWLCDFHHFWLRGREMGFDAELGDFCFELQAAEAGKFATSPKSEINFAYHLNAGRYAKFLRRFSEGLGVRRVEGKIREVRQNADSGFIESLLLEDGQVVEGDLFIDCTGFRGLLIEQTLKTGYEDWSHWLPCDSAVPVQTEAKGPALPYTRSIARESGWQWRIPLQQRVGNGLVYCSRYQSDDEATAQLLENIDGEAITEPRVIRFKTGRRRKVWNKNCVALGLASGFLEPLESTSIHLIVTGATRLMQLFPFDGITRSLVDEYNELSRDELEKIRDFIVLHYHVTQREDSPFWHYCKNMQIPESLDHRIRLFQERAHAFQADSELFRVDSWVQVMLGQGLMPESYHPLPRLMAEGEMRRLQSGISSAIARAVSSLPDHQDFIDRYCKADGREEL, from the coding sequence ATGAATACAAAGACAGATAATAAATTGCAGGGCAGGATATCCAGAGTGGTGATAGCCGGGGGTGGCACCGCAGGCTGGATAGCCGCAGCAGCCCTATCGAAAAAGCTGGGCGAATTGCTGGATATCACGCTGGTTGAGTCCGAGCAGATTGGCACTGTAGGCGTGGGGGAAGCCACCATTCCGCCCCTGAGAACCTTCCACCGACTGCTGGGCATCGACGAACAGGATTTCATGCGGGCCACCCAGGCCACCGCCAAACTGGGTATCGCTTTTGAAAACTGGGGCCGGCAAGGCGATCGTTATATCCACTCGTTCGGGAGAATCGGAACCAGCGCCTGGCTGTGCGACTTTCACCACTTCTGGCTGCGTGGCCGGGAAATGGGTTTTGATGCCGAACTGGGAGACTTCTGTTTCGAGTTGCAGGCGGCGGAAGCGGGAAAGTTCGCAACTTCGCCCAAGTCGGAGATCAATTTTGCCTATCATCTGAATGCGGGACGCTACGCGAAATTCCTGCGTCGCTTCAGCGAGGGCCTCGGGGTCAGACGCGTCGAGGGAAAAATCCGCGAGGTCAGACAAAACGCCGACTCTGGTTTTATCGAATCGCTGTTGCTGGAGGACGGCCAGGTAGTCGAAGGAGACCTGTTTATCGACTGCACCGGTTTTCGCGGCTTGTTGATCGAGCAGACCCTGAAAACCGGCTACGAGGACTGGTCCCATTGGTTGCCCTGTGACAGCGCCGTGCCGGTACAGACAGAAGCGAAGGGGCCGGCGCTGCCCTACACCCGTTCCATCGCCCGCGAGTCCGGATGGCAATGGCGCATACCGTTGCAACAGCGGGTGGGTAACGGGCTGGTCTATTGCAGCCGCTATCAGTCCGATGACGAGGCGACAGCGCAGTTGCTGGAAAACATCGACGGCGAGGCGATCACCGAGCCTCGGGTGATCCGATTCAAAACCGGAAGGCGCCGCAAGGTCTGGAATAAAAACTGTGTAGCTTTGGGCCTGGCCAGCGGTTTTTTGGAGCCGCTGGAGTCCACCAGCATCCACCTGATTGTCACCGGGGCAACGCGGCTGATGCAGCTGTTTCCTTTCGACGGCATAACCCGCTCACTGGTCGATGAGTACAACGAACTCTCCCGGGATGAACTGGAGAAAATCCGCGATTTTATCGTGCTCCACTACCATGTGACCCAGCGGGAGGACAGCCCCTTCTGGCACTATTGCAAAAACATGCAAATCCCCGAATCCCTGGACCATCGCATTCGCCTGTTCCAGGAGAGAGCTCATGCCTTTCAGGCGGACAGCGAACTGTTCCGCGTGGACTCTTGGGTCCAGGTGATGCTCGGACAAGGCCTGATGCCAGAAAGCTACCACCCGCTTCCCCGGCTGATGGCCGAGGGGGAAATGCGCCGGCTGCAGAGCGGCATCAGCTCGGCCATTGCCAGGGCGGTATCTTCTCTGCCCGACCACCAGGACTTTATCGACCGCTATTGCAAGGCGGACGGCCGCGAGGAACTCTAG
- a CDS encoding LacI family DNA-binding transcriptional regulator, whose amino-acid sequence MKQKQTRRQRNNHRNNKMPTISDVARRAGVSPMTVSRVINGESNVRASTREVVNAAIDELGYTPNRAARSLAGANQINIGLLYSNPSAAYLSEFLVGGLEQASRHNVQLSVEKCDVELDAEEVAYRLVSRGVEGILLPPPLSDSPQVLDALESSDTPAVAIASGELQKKNVSAVSIDDYRAAHAMTRHLISLGHQRIGFIVGDTNQVASERRLSGYRDALHEAGLPAPKELVAQGLFTYRSGLDAAEQLLGLETIPTAIFASNDDMAAATVAVAHRCGLDVPGDLSVCGFDDTALATTIWPELTTIHQPIIEMSRAAVDLLIKKIRARRAGAENECRHLLLDFTLVRRQSDAPPRRRPPITVVKTSGEKQTSKS is encoded by the coding sequence GTGAAACAGAAGCAGACCCGCCGCCAACGCAACAACCACCGCAACAACAAGATGCCCACTATCAGCGACGTCGCTCGCCGCGCCGGGGTATCGCCGATGACGGTGTCCAGGGTGATCAATGGCGAGAGCAATGTGCGGGCCAGCACTCGCGAGGTCGTGAACGCCGCTATCGACGAACTCGGGTACACGCCCAACCGGGCGGCGCGCAGCCTGGCGGGTGCGAACCAGATCAATATCGGCCTGCTCTACAGCAACCCCAGTGCCGCCTATCTCAGCGAGTTCCTGGTGGGCGGCCTGGAACAGGCCAGCCGCCACAATGTCCAGTTAAGTGTTGAAAAATGCGACGTGGAACTGGACGCGGAAGAGGTGGCCTATCGGCTGGTATCTCGCGGTGTGGAGGGCATACTGCTGCCGCCCCCGTTGTCCGACTCGCCGCAGGTACTGGACGCGCTGGAGTCCAGCGACACGCCGGCGGTGGCGATCGCCAGCGGTGAGTTGCAGAAGAAGAATGTCTCGGCGGTGAGCATCGATGATTACCGGGCCGCCCACGCCATGACCCGGCACTTGATTTCCCTGGGCCACCAGCGGATTGGCTTTATTGTCGGTGACACCAATCAGGTGGCCAGTGAGCGGCGCCTCAGTGGCTATCGGGATGCCCTGCATGAAGCGGGACTGCCGGCTCCCAAGGAACTGGTCGCCCAGGGCCTGTTCACCTACCGCTCCGGCCTGGACGCCGCCGAGCAATTGCTCGGGCTCGAGACCATCCCCACGGCCATTTTCGCCAGCAATGACGATATGGCCGCCGCCACCGTTGCCGTGGCCCATCGCTGCGGGCTGGACGTGCCCGGCGACCTCTCTGTGTGCGGCTTCGACGACACCGCCCTGGCCACTACCATCTGGCCGGAGCTCACCACTATCCACCAGCCGATTATCGAAATGTCCCGCGCCGCGGTGGACCTGCTGATCAAGAAGATACGCGCCCGACGCGCCGGCGCCGAGAATGAGTGCCGCCACCTGTTGCTGGATTTCACCCTGGTGCGCCGGCAATCGGACGCCCCGCCCCGGCGGCGGCCGCCGATTACCGTGGTGAAAACCTCCGGGGAAAAACAGACCTCCAAAAGTTGA
- a CDS encoding SDR family oxidoreductase gives MALITGGDSGIGRATAVHFAREGADIAIVYLNEDEDAKETRQLVEQEGQECLLLAGDIRDEDFCRDSVKRTTDKFGRLDILVNNAAQQHPTEDIRGISAQQLQDTYATNLFNFFYFTKAALEQLPDDGVILNTTSVTAYRGSDHLIDYSSTKGAITSFTRSLAKSLAGRGIRVNGVAPGPIWTPLIPATFSPSEVEDFGGDTPMGRAGQPCEVATCFVFLASEDGSYLTGQVIHPNGGGFMET, from the coding sequence GTGGCCCTGATTACCGGTGGCGACAGCGGTATAGGCCGCGCAACGGCGGTGCACTTCGCGCGTGAGGGAGCGGATATCGCCATCGTTTACCTGAATGAAGATGAGGATGCGAAAGAGACCAGGCAACTGGTGGAGCAGGAGGGACAGGAATGTCTGCTGCTTGCCGGCGATATCCGCGACGAGGATTTCTGCCGCGACAGCGTAAAGCGCACCACCGATAAGTTCGGCCGACTGGACATACTGGTCAATAATGCGGCGCAACAACATCCGACCGAGGATATCAGAGGAATATCCGCGCAGCAGCTACAGGACACCTACGCTACAAATCTCTTTAATTTTTTCTATTTCACCAAGGCGGCGCTGGAACAACTGCCGGATGACGGGGTTATCCTGAATACCACCTCGGTAACCGCCTATCGCGGCAGCGATCACCTGATCGACTACTCCAGCACCAAGGGTGCGATCACCAGCTTCACCCGCTCACTGGCCAAATCCCTCGCCGGCAGGGGAATCAGGGTCAACGGCGTTGCACCGGGCCCTATCTGGACACCGCTGATTCCGGCTACTTTCTCACCCAGTGAAGTCGAGGACTTCGGTGGCGACACGCCGATGGGGCGCGCCGGACAGCCATGCGAGGTGGCCACCTGCTTTGTATTCCTGGCCAGCGAGGATGGGTCCTATCTCACGGGGCAGGTGATCCATCCCAACGGCGGCGGCTTTATGGAAACCTGA
- a CDS encoding PRC-barrel domain-containing protein, with translation MANHTLLSASSLEGDQVKNRQGEDLGKIKEIMIDTETHNVAYYVLSFGGIMGMGDDLFAIPPEAMRVDTADECFILNVDKEQLKKAEGFDKDHWPDMADPKFRRNIYQQYGISEGASRRH, from the coding sequence ATGGCTAATCATACACTGCTCTCGGCTTCCTCTCTTGAGGGAGACCAGGTAAAGAACCGCCAGGGCGAAGACCTTGGAAAAATCAAAGAGATCATGATCGACACGGAAACCCACAACGTCGCCTATTATGTTCTGTCTTTTGGCGGCATCATGGGTATGGGTGATGACCTGTTTGCCATACCCCCGGAAGCCATGCGGGTGGATACCGCAGATGAGTGTTTTATCCTCAATGTAGACAAAGAGCAGCTGAAAAAAGCTGAAGGCTTTGATAAGGACCATTGGCCGGACATGGCAGATCCCAAGTTCCGCAGAAATATTTACCAGCAGTACGGCATCTCCGAAGGGGCTTCGCGCCGCCACTAA
- a CDS encoding prolyl oligopeptidase family serine peptidase, whose translation MTNSILRPLKIAVVFLLSFCWYLPSHAAEQAELSVHEYGALPNISMMSISPSGDMIAFRNTDGERDLVVVISLKEKKRLAALDVSEITPHQLYFATEDELILVVSEVRHLFGYRDELDLSTAYAYNLRRNELRQLLTPGDVIYPGQSGMGRIVGLSPDRKYVYMPAYVPEDRHDRNPDMDLLRVELDSPRRPKVHFKGKNSSLDFFVDRQGEVIAHEIFSNRKNRHRLLARQGDKWKEIYSRDTEVPEISIVGISPDRESLVILGSNADTGRDDYFTLSLVDGKIHNAGFGRPDADIEQVITGLDRVVWGVRYSGFSPSYKFFDTKLDRRMAEIQAIFPEQSVWLRDWSNGWEDLIVYVEGSSFSGNYYKFSRDAEPAQLAAARPQIAEANIHPIGKVTFRARDGLQIPTLLTIPRDKLGNMKNLPAVMMPHGGPGAYDHIGFDWMAQALANRGYLVIQPQFRGSRGFGQAHYKAGQGEWGRKMQDDVTDAVHFLAEKGIVDPARVCIAGASYGGYAALAGGAFTPELYRCVVSINGVADLRDMLKYEEREHGSDHWAVAFWENAIAKGETSKENLNDMSPAQHAENFRAPVLLIHGEYDKTVAIKQSKTMYKKLKRAKKPVEFIKLDDENHHLLQGETRLKAMEAMVAFVDEHLQQ comes from the coding sequence ATGACCAATTCCATATTGCGACCACTGAAAATTGCCGTGGTCTTTCTATTGAGCTTTTGCTGGTATCTCCCTTCCCATGCCGCCGAGCAGGCGGAACTTTCCGTGCACGAATACGGCGCACTACCCAATATCAGCATGATGAGCATTTCGCCGAGTGGCGATATGATCGCCTTCCGCAATACGGACGGTGAGCGCGATCTTGTCGTCGTTATCTCATTGAAAGAAAAAAAGCGCCTGGCGGCACTGGACGTCAGCGAGATCACCCCGCACCAACTGTATTTTGCCACTGAGGATGAATTGATTCTGGTGGTTTCCGAGGTGCGCCACTTATTCGGCTACCGCGATGAGCTGGATTTGAGCACCGCCTACGCCTACAACCTGCGCCGGAATGAACTGCGTCAGTTGCTTACGCCTGGCGATGTGATCTACCCGGGCCAGAGTGGGATGGGGCGCATCGTCGGCCTGTCCCCGGACCGAAAATACGTGTATATGCCCGCCTATGTGCCGGAAGACAGGCACGACCGGAATCCCGATATGGACCTGCTGCGGGTGGAGCTGGATTCTCCACGACGGCCAAAGGTGCATTTCAAGGGCAAGAACAGCTCCCTGGATTTCTTCGTGGACAGGCAGGGGGAGGTCATCGCTCACGAGATTTTCAGCAACCGCAAGAACAGGCACAGATTGCTGGCCAGGCAGGGCGACAAGTGGAAGGAAATCTACAGCCGGGACACGGAGGTGCCGGAAATTTCCATCGTGGGGATTTCCCCGGACAGGGAGTCCCTGGTGATACTGGGCAGCAACGCAGATACCGGCCGCGACGACTACTTCACCCTGTCGCTGGTGGATGGCAAAATCCACAATGCCGGCTTCGGACGCCCGGATGCGGATATCGAGCAGGTCATCACCGGCCTCGACCGGGTCGTGTGGGGCGTGCGCTATTCCGGCTTCTCGCCCAGCTACAAGTTCTTCGACACGAAACTGGATCGGCGCATGGCGGAAATCCAGGCGATTTTCCCCGAGCAATCCGTGTGGCTGCGTGACTGGAGCAACGGCTGGGAAGACCTGATCGTCTATGTGGAGGGGTCCAGCTTTTCCGGCAACTATTACAAATTCAGCAGGGATGCGGAGCCAGCGCAACTGGCTGCGGCGCGCCCGCAGATCGCCGAGGCGAATATCCACCCCATCGGCAAGGTCACCTTCCGCGCCCGCGACGGCCTGCAGATCCCCACCCTGCTGACCATTCCGCGGGACAAGCTGGGCAACATGAAAAACCTGCCCGCGGTGATGATGCCCCACGGCGGCCCGGGGGCTTACGACCATATCGGTTTCGACTGGATGGCACAGGCGCTGGCGAACCGCGGCTACCTGGTGATACAGCCGCAGTTCCGCGGTTCCCGTGGCTTCGGCCAGGCGCACTACAAGGCGGGCCAGGGCGAGTGGGGGCGCAAGATGCAGGATGACGTCACCGACGCGGTGCATTTCCTCGCGGAAAAGGGCATCGTCGACCCCGCGCGGGTTTGCATCGCCGGCGCCAGTTACGGCGGCTACGCGGCCCTGGCCGGCGGCGCCTTCACACCGGAACTCTACCGTTGCGTGGTCTCCATCAACGGCGTGGCTGACCTGCGCGATATGCTCAAATACGAAGAGCGCGAGCACGGCAGCGACCACTGGGCGGTGGCCTTCTGGGAAAATGCCATCGCCAAGGGCGAAACCTCCAAAGAGAACCTGAATGACATGTCGCCGGCGCAACACGCGGAAAACTTTCGCGCACCGGTGCTGTTGATCCACGGCGAATACGACAAGACGGTGGCCATCAAACAGTCGAAAACCATGTACAAAAAGCTCAAGCGCGCGAAGAAGCCGGTAGAGTTCATCAAACTGGACGACGAAAACCACCACCTGTTGCAAGGGGAGACTCGCCTGAAGGCAATGGAGGCCATGGTGGCGTTTGTGGATGAGCACCTTCAGCAATAG